Below is a window of Leisingera sp. M658 DNA.
CGGGAAATCCCGATGGACCTGACCGCGGCCGGCGCGGGCCGCATCGCCTTTACCCAGCGCGAGCCGATTGGCGTGGTGGTGGCTGCCAGCGCCTTTAACCACCCGCTGAACCTGATCGTGCATCAGGTCGCCCCCGCCGTGGCCACCGGCTGCCCGGTGATCGTGAAACCGGCGCAGGACACGCCGCTGTCGTGCCAGACCTTTGTCGCCATGCTGCACGAGGCCGGACTGCCGCAGGACTGGTGCCGTTCGGTGGTCTGCAGCAACGACGTGGCCGAACAGATGATCACTGACGCCCGCGCCGGCTTCGTCTCCTTCATCGGGTCGGCCCGCGTCGGCTGGATGCTGCGTTCCAAACTTGCCCCCGGCACCCGCTGCGCGCTGGAGCACGGCGGTGCTGCCCCGGTGATCGTGGCCGGGGACGCGGATATTGACGCGATGATCCCGGCACTGGCCAAGGGCGGTTTCTACCACTCCGGCCAGGTCTGCGTTTCGGTCCAGCGGGTGTTCGCGCCTGCCGGAATGGCCGAAGAAATTGCGCAGAAACTGGCCGCCGCCGCACAGGCGCTGAAGGTCGGCGATGCCACCGACGCAAGCGTCGATTGCGGCCCGCTGATCCGCCCCGCCGAGGTTGACCGTGTCGAGGACTGGGTGAACGAGGCGGTACAGGGTGGTGCCAAGGTCCTGACCGGCGGCAAGCGCCTGGGCGAGACCACCTATGCCCCCACCGTGCTGCTGGACCCGCCTGCCGAGGCCCGCGTGTCGCAGCAGGAAATCTTTGGCCCGGTGATCTGCGTCTACAGCACCGGCAGCATCCCGCAAGCGATTGAGGTTGCCAACAGCCTGCCGGTCGCGTTTCAGGCGGCGGTCTTTACCAAAAGCCTGGACACCGCGATGCAGGCCGTGTGCCAGCTGGATGCCACCGCGGTCATGGTCAATGACCACACGGCGTTCCGCGTTGACTGGATGCCCTTTGCCGGCCGCCGCCA
It encodes the following:
- a CDS encoding aldehyde dehydrogenase family protein; translation: MTKTVEVVNPYSLERIGTVETSDWAQIDAMLETAHGLFRQRDGWLPAYQRIEILRKTARLMEARFDELALLIASEGGKPLVDARVEVKRAIDGVELCVHEIGQMTGREIPMDLTAAGAGRIAFTQREPIGVVVAASAFNHPLNLIVHQVAPAVATGCPVIVKPAQDTPLSCQTFVAMLHEAGLPQDWCRSVVCSNDVAEQMITDARAGFVSFIGSARVGWMLRSKLAPGTRCALEHGGAAPVIVAGDADIDAMIPALAKGGFYHSGQVCVSVQRVFAPAGMAEEIAQKLAAAAQALKVGDATDASVDCGPLIRPAEVDRVEDWVNEAVQGGAKVLTGGKRLGETTYAPTVLLDPPAEARVSQQEIFGPVICVYSTGSIPQAIEVANSLPVAFQAAVFTKSLDTAMQAVCQLDATAVMVNDHTAFRVDWMPFAGRRQSGYNTGGIGYTMHDMTQDKMAVIKL